The proteins below are encoded in one region of Vibrio sp. ED004:
- a CDS encoding EAL domain-containing protein, whose amino-acid sequence MKILIVEDSLLQATQIQILLKRHSVDEVYTAYNGEDAIELCKQHRFDIAFCDLQLPQIDGVSLLASSEAQGSIQTVVILSAMADAALDSTKSMCKLIGYNEVEAIPKPVDETHIQRLLSSYKRIQTAKSILPTEVKLDEQQTIEAFENKWFTNAYQTQHDVEQSTLVGVEVLARIMHPELGLLTPFHFMDTLRQLGLMDRLFFTVLELALKDISSMRKPIHFAINIEQSTLKLEIADQVASLCDKYNIDPSLLTLEITEHETILLDAHCYKNIAKLSMLGVGLSVDDFGTGYASLSQLSSLPFTELKVDRSFVNNISENKKNQILTKACINLAENLGLSCIVEGVEQQQDLEYLKTIGMTKYQGFIASKPASFSEFTSVNNLK is encoded by the coding sequence ATGAAAATTCTCATCGTTGAGGATTCATTGTTACAAGCAACACAAATTCAGATCCTACTTAAACGCCACAGCGTGGATGAGGTTTATACCGCTTACAACGGCGAAGATGCGATAGAGCTATGCAAACAACATCGCTTTGATATTGCGTTCTGTGACCTTCAGTTGCCACAGATTGATGGTGTGTCATTACTGGCTTCTTCGGAAGCTCAAGGTTCGATCCAAACTGTCGTCATATTGAGTGCGATGGCTGATGCTGCGTTGGACTCAACCAAAAGCATGTGCAAACTCATTGGTTATAACGAAGTCGAAGCGATACCGAAACCGGTCGATGAAACGCATATCCAGCGTTTGTTGTCGTCGTATAAACGTATCCAAACCGCTAAGTCTATTCTGCCGACCGAAGTTAAGTTAGATGAACAGCAGACCATTGAAGCCTTTGAAAATAAATGGTTCACCAATGCTTATCAGACACAACATGACGTAGAACAATCGACACTGGTTGGTGTTGAGGTACTTGCACGCATCATGCATCCAGAATTAGGGTTGCTCACACCTTTCCATTTCATGGATACATTGCGTCAGCTTGGGCTGATGGATCGACTTTTCTTCACTGTGCTTGAGCTGGCTCTGAAAGATATCTCATCAATGCGTAAACCGATCCACTTCGCGATCAATATTGAGCAATCAACATTGAAGCTTGAGATCGCCGATCAAGTCGCGAGCTTATGTGACAAATACAACATTGATCCATCATTGCTGACTCTGGAGATCACGGAGCATGAGACGATCTTGCTCGATGCGCATTGCTATAAAAATATCGCAAAACTGAGCATGTTAGGGGTTGGATTATCGGTTGACGATTTCGGTACGGGTTATGCGTCACTGTCCCAACTGTCGAGCTTACCATTCACCGAGCTTAAGGTGGATCGGAGTTTTGTTAACAATATCAGCGAAAACAAAAAGAATCAGATTCTAACCAAAGCTTGCATCAATTTGGCAGAAAACCTAGGCCTTTCTTGTATTGTCGAAGGTGTCGAGCAGCAACAAGATCTTGAATACTTGAAGACTATTGGCATGACCAAGTACCAAGGTTTTATTGCTTCAAAGCCTGCGAGCTTTTCGGAATTCACGTCAGTAAATAATTTAAAATAA